A DNA window from Pseudomonas sp. GD03919 contains the following coding sequences:
- a CDS encoding TRAP transporter small permease subunit — MSDKPSFPLALAYLIDALNSWFGKACAWLTVFLVIGTAVVVVLRYGFGIGATALQEAVLYAHALVFMGAAAWVLQRNGHVRVDIFYQKFSGRRQALVEIFGNLLFLLPVALFLGWASWDYVSNAWSTFEASSESGGLKFVYLQKSIILVLVISLVLQGVSNLIKALYVITGRLPAPEVKHG, encoded by the coding sequence ATGTCCGACAAGCCTTCATTTCCCCTCGCTCTTGCATACCTGATCGATGCCCTCAACAGCTGGTTTGGCAAGGCCTGCGCCTGGCTGACGGTTTTTCTGGTAATCGGCACCGCTGTCGTCGTGGTGCTGCGCTACGGCTTCGGCATCGGCGCCACGGCCCTGCAAGAGGCGGTGCTCTACGCGCATGCACTGGTGTTCATGGGTGCAGCGGCCTGGGTGCTGCAACGCAACGGACACGTGCGTGTGGACATCTTCTACCAGAAGTTCAGCGGCCGCCGTCAGGCGCTGGTCGAGATCTTCGGTAATCTGCTGTTCCTGCTGCCGGTCGCGCTGTTCCTCGGTTGGGCCAGTTGGGATTACGTCAGCAACGCCTGGTCGACTTTCGAAGCGTCCAGCGAATCTGGCGGCCTCAAGTTCGTCTACCTGCAGAAAAGCATCATCCTGGTGCTGGTCATCAGCCTGGTTCTGCAAGGTGTCTCCAATCTGATCAAGGCGCTCTACGTCATCACTGGCCGCCTGCCTGCTCCGGAGGTGAAACATGGCTGA
- a CDS encoding inhibitor of vertebrate lysozyme family protein, whose product MKSIYPIAAALLLGGALAAQAADRDASFQPGELLAGNAEYRQAWQDLVQDEERLPDWLINLSGLSTPMQAVEADSDRYLVGQVCEAQRCFSQRLYVAFEWESDDAYALYVQVPDGLPEDRVPSEHVTLRWLGGPDEEIRQMLMEQLRNDPNWY is encoded by the coding sequence ATGAAGTCGATTTACCCCATCGCCGCCGCCCTGCTGCTGGGCGGCGCCCTGGCGGCTCAGGCCGCCGACCGCGACGCCAGTTTCCAGCCGGGCGAGTTGCTGGCCGGCAACGCCGAGTATCGCCAGGCCTGGCAGGATTTGGTGCAAGACGAAGAGCGCCTGCCGGACTGGCTGATCAACCTCAGTGGCCTGTCCACCCCGATGCAGGCCGTGGAAGCCGACAGTGATCGCTACCTGGTCGGCCAGGTCTGCGAAGCGCAGCGTTGCTTCAGCCAGCGCCTCTATGTCGCTTTCGAGTGGGAGAGCGATGACGCCTATGCGCTGTATGTGCAGGTGCCGGATGGCCTGCCGGAAGATCGCGTACCCAGTGAGCACGTCACCTTGCGCTGGCTGGGCGGCCCGGATGAGGAAATTCGGCAGATGCTCATGGAGCAGCTGCGAAACGATCCGAACTGGTATTGA
- a CDS encoding TRAP transporter substrate-binding protein gives MKRRDILAAAGVGLAATALAGCKEDAKSAAAPQEGSSSQTFNWKMVTSWPKNFPGVGVGAERFAKLVDEMSNGRLKVKVYAAGELVPALEVFDAVSRGTAEMGHGAPYYWKGKVPAAQFFCASPFGPNAQEMNAWLHRGGGQQLWEEVYKPFGVLPMACGNTGVQTAGWFNKEMNSVDDFKGLKMRTPGLGGEVLTKMGGTVVNMPAGEIFTAMQTGAIDATEWIGPYNDLALGLHKAAKYYYTPGWQEPSVLFELDVNLKAWETLPPDLQAIVRAAARDVNGDMLDDYNAKNMEAMEQLKADGVEVRRLPDEVLARLKEVAAEVVEASANADPVAKKVWEQQKAYLQRLYDYAESNEKDIYNIRG, from the coding sequence ATGAAACGTCGCGACATACTCGCCGCCGCGGGCGTAGGCCTTGCCGCAACCGCCCTGGCCGGCTGTAAGGAAGATGCCAAGAGCGCCGCAGCACCTCAAGAGGGTTCGAGTTCCCAAACCTTCAACTGGAAGATGGTCACCTCCTGGCCGAAAAACTTCCCGGGCGTCGGCGTGGGAGCCGAGCGCTTCGCCAAGCTGGTCGATGAAATGAGCAACGGCCGCCTGAAGGTCAAGGTGTATGCAGCAGGCGAGCTGGTGCCGGCACTGGAAGTGTTCGATGCAGTCTCCCGCGGTACCGCCGAAATGGGTCACGGCGCGCCGTACTACTGGAAAGGCAAGGTGCCGGCCGCCCAGTTCTTCTGCGCCTCGCCATTCGGCCCCAATGCTCAGGAAATGAACGCCTGGCTGCATCGCGGTGGCGGTCAGCAGCTGTGGGAAGAGGTGTACAAGCCGTTCGGCGTGCTGCCGATGGCCTGCGGCAACACCGGTGTGCAAACCGCAGGCTGGTTCAACAAGGAAATGAACTCGGTCGATGACTTCAAGGGCCTGAAGATGCGTACCCCTGGCCTGGGCGGCGAAGTGCTGACCAAGATGGGCGGTACCGTGGTCAACATGCCGGCCGGTGAGATCTTCACCGCCATGCAGACCGGTGCCATCGACGCCACTGAATGGATCGGCCCATACAACGACCTGGCCCTGGGTCTGCACAAGGCAGCCAAGTACTACTACACCCCGGGCTGGCAGGAGCCCAGCGTACTGTTCGAGCTGGACGTCAATCTGAAGGCCTGGGAAACCCTGCCGCCGGATCTGCAGGCCATCGTTCGCGCCGCTGCCCGCGACGTCAACGGCGACATGCTCGATGACTACAACGCCAAGAACATGGAAGCCATGGAGCAACTCAAGGCCGACGGTGTGGAAGTACGCCGCCTGCCGGATGAAGTGCTGGCCCGCTTGAAGGAAGTGGCGGCCGAAGTGGTCGAGGCCTCGGCCAACGCCGACCCGGTCGCGAAGAAGGTCTGGGAACAGCAGAAGGCCTACCTGCAACGCCTGTACGACTACGCGGAAAGCAACGAGAAAGACATCTACAACATCCGCGGCTGA
- a CDS encoding acyl-CoA thioesterase produces MNDYEQEDPIPQGDLALQITALPRETNGFGDIYGGWLVSQMDLAGTAMASKIAGGRVATVAIDRMAFLVPVAVGAQLSFYTQALEIGRSSIQMMVEVWSDDPLSNEWRKVTEAVFVFVAIDGSGRTRPVPPRRG; encoded by the coding sequence ATGAACGACTACGAACAGGAAGACCCTATTCCCCAGGGCGACCTTGCCCTGCAGATCACCGCGCTGCCGCGTGAGACCAATGGTTTCGGGGATATCTATGGCGGTTGGCTGGTATCGCAGATGGACCTGGCCGGCACGGCCATGGCCAGCAAGATCGCCGGTGGCCGCGTCGCCACTGTCGCCATCGACCGCATGGCCTTCCTCGTGCCGGTGGCCGTGGGAGCGCAGCTGTCCTTCTACACCCAGGCGCTGGAGATTGGCCGCAGCTCGATCCAGATGATGGTCGAGGTGTGGAGCGACGATCCGCTGTCCAATGAATGGCGCAAGGTCACCGAAGCGGTATTCGTCTTCGTCGCCATCGACGGCAGCGGCCGCACCCGCCCGGTGCCGCCGCGGCGCGGCTGA
- a CDS encoding DUF1328 domain-containing protein, which translates to MLSWAVTFLIIAIIAAVLGFGGIAGTAAGIAKILFVVFLVLFIVSFVMGRRPRL; encoded by the coding sequence ATGCTGAGTTGGGCAGTCACATTCCTGATCATCGCCATCATCGCCGCCGTACTGGGCTTCGGTGGTATCGCCGGCACCGCCGCAGGCATCGCCAAGATTCTTTTCGTGGTGTTCCTGGTGCTGTTCATCGTCTCGTTCGTCATGGGCCGTCGCCCGCGCCTGTAG